A portion of the Avibacterium sp. 20-132 genome contains these proteins:
- the tssM gene encoding type VI secretion system membrane subunit TssM — protein MKLPLALTTFKPLLTKIRSSGIVLCIIGWFALLIFIWLKGEHFALGEYKPLSSLTSRWLTTAILIIIAISFITWKVIQRLRTLEARQQEDKQQKYQSIKPEIDAQRRYFDHWVNQFKRHINQQDYAYFLPWYLILGIEDSGKTTLLQEGGNFTKLYNDEEGEQRVNFSIFTNKQAVVINPNHNLIEQLDNIEEKPKLYKKLWGNLLHQIAEQRARQPLNGIILTIDIHRLLVSDKAQKEMYVKLLSQRLQDIFEMTQGALPIYLIMTKLDILHGFDSIYHTLNKEQKDAALGISFSQHGENWKIELEHFWNHWISQMNALLPSLLYQTTSEKRSQLFSYVRQLATAMDICIPFLESLMTNKSRSFHFLKGVYLTSATQKGKIDDIFVQSASEQYHLGRQTYPIWGVKNTQPYFCNELFEQVIFSYPNLAQESQGWIKQYRSYIKTFCISSGILALALLGSWHYFYYKNYQAGINVLEQVKEFKAIPISSEQDHFGDKQLPLLNPIREATLSYGNYHDKSYIFKDMGLYQGNDIGPYVESTYLRLLQLRFIPAIMSGLLIELNNAPAESEEKLEILRVMRMLDDKTGRDNRFVKEFMRNYWSNEFPGQKGLQDNLMLHLDYALQHTNWFNGRLNGDEILIEAYKPYDLSIKDAQIELARLSIYDRVYQNLKIKANTVLAAPLNYRDEIGSGFDTVYMANNEQLLKIPRFFTEHGLKNYFVKQNEHLIDLIAMDSWVLNLKENMEYSDADRQRISERISEQYVNDYISTWRSALNNLDIRDFANLEEAISAIEKITGGEQTIKRALVILSENTLPPILPDKEGKELQEAINTLEYRLMSQIDHSFAEEKSVLNDAENKNSALQDIYQKLSDLHRYLLSIHNAPDSGKAALQAVKLRIDQRSSDPILELQQLAKTQPQPVSRWLGQLAEYSWRAVLKSAIVSLEVEWNNKVVKLYKTYIDGRYPFSDSAQEVPLSEFTRFFAPNGILDEFYQHNLKPFIESDLTELSEDHSPLIRNDVVEQLMLAQEIRDTFFNTGNGIGIQFTIEPINISANKRRSVLNLDGQIIDYSHGLKKQTNIVWPNSMNANVESKLTLVPTSSNAPRSLIFKGPWAQMKLLTTGKISNEKEGSFDIRYDVDGGYATYRVHIDASDNPFSKELFKLFKLPETLY, from the coding sequence ATGAAATTACCATTAGCATTAACAACATTTAAACCACTTTTAACGAAAATTAGAAGTTCAGGAATTGTGCTATGTATTATAGGGTGGTTTGCATTATTAATCTTCATCTGGCTAAAAGGAGAACACTTTGCTTTAGGTGAATATAAACCACTATCAAGTTTAACTTCTAGATGGCTAACAACAGCTATATTAATTATTATTGCAATAAGTTTTATTACTTGGAAAGTAATCCAAAGATTAAGAACACTTGAAGCACGTCAACAAGAAGATAAACAACAAAAGTATCAATCTATAAAACCTGAAATAGATGCACAACGTCGATATTTTGACCATTGGGTTAATCAATTCAAAAGACATATAAACCAACAAGACTATGCCTATTTCCTGCCATGGTATCTTATATTAGGAATTGAAGATAGCGGAAAAACTACATTACTGCAAGAAGGTGGAAATTTTACTAAATTATATAATGATGAAGAGGGTGAGCAGCGAGTAAATTTCTCGATATTTACTAATAAACAAGCCGTAGTAATAAACCCTAATCACAATCTCATAGAACAGCTCGATAATATTGAAGAAAAACCCAAATTATATAAAAAATTGTGGGGTAATTTATTACACCAAATTGCCGAACAAAGAGCAAGACAACCATTAAATGGCATCATTCTTACTATCGATATACATAGATTATTAGTGTCAGACAAAGCTCAGAAAGAAATGTATGTAAAGCTATTATCTCAGCGTTTGCAAGATATTTTTGAGATGACTCAGGGAGCATTGCCCATCTACCTGATTATGACAAAACTAGATATATTGCACGGCTTTGATAGTATTTACCATACATTAAATAAAGAACAAAAAGATGCTGCATTAGGTATTAGCTTTAGTCAACACGGTGAAAATTGGAAAATAGAGTTAGAGCATTTTTGGAATCACTGGATTTCTCAAATGAATGCTCTACTCCCTTCCTTACTCTATCAAACGACTTCTGAAAAACGTAGCCAACTTTTTAGCTATGTAAGACAATTAGCAACAGCAATGGATATATGCATTCCCTTTCTGGAAAGTTTAATGACGAATAAAAGTCGTTCATTTCATTTTCTAAAAGGGGTTTATCTGACATCTGCAACTCAAAAAGGGAAAATAGATGACATTTTTGTACAGTCTGCATCGGAACAATATCACCTTGGTAGACAAACCTACCCAATATGGGGAGTAAAAAATACTCAACCTTATTTTTGTAATGAACTCTTTGAGCAAGTTATTTTTAGCTATCCAAATCTCGCACAAGAAAGCCAAGGCTGGATAAAGCAATATCGCTCTTACATAAAAACATTTTGTATCTCAAGTGGTATTCTTGCATTAGCTTTATTAGGAAGCTGGCATTACTTCTATTATAAAAACTATCAGGCTGGTATCAATGTACTTGAACAAGTAAAAGAGTTTAAAGCGATCCCTATTTCCTCTGAGCAAGATCATTTTGGCGATAAACAATTACCACTACTTAACCCGATCCGAGAAGCCACATTATCTTACGGCAATTATCACGATAAATCTTATATTTTTAAGGATATGGGACTATATCAAGGTAACGATATTGGCCCCTATGTAGAAAGCACTTATTTAAGGCTTCTTCAATTAAGGTTTATTCCAGCCATTATGAGTGGTTTACTAATCGAACTCAATAATGCGCCAGCAGAAAGTGAAGAAAAATTAGAAATTCTAAGGGTAATGCGTATGCTTGATGATAAAACAGGTAGAGATAACCGTTTTGTCAAAGAGTTTATGCGTAATTACTGGAGTAATGAATTTCCAGGACAAAAAGGATTACAAGATAATCTAATGTTACATCTAGATTATGCATTGCAACATACTAACTGGTTTAACGGTCGATTAAACGGAGATGAGATTCTCATTGAGGCTTATAAACCCTATGATTTATCCATAAAGGATGCTCAAATCGAATTAGCTCGTCTCTCAATTTACGATCGGGTTTACCAAAACTTAAAAATAAAAGCAAACACTGTGCTTGCGGCTCCTTTGAATTATAGGGATGAAATAGGCTCAGGTTTTGATACAGTGTATATGGCAAATAATGAGCAATTATTGAAGATCCCTAGATTCTTTACAGAACATGGACTAAAAAATTATTTTGTTAAACAAAATGAGCATTTAATTGATTTAATAGCAATGGATAGTTGGGTATTAAATCTTAAAGAAAATATGGAATACAGCGACGCAGATCGACAACGTATTAGCGAGCGTATTTCAGAACAATATGTGAATGATTATATTTCCACTTGGCGATCTGCGCTAAATAATTTAGATATTAGGGATTTTGCTAACCTGGAAGAAGCAATAAGTGCAATTGAAAAAATAACAGGCGGAGAACAAACAATTAAGCGAGCCTTGGTTATTTTAAGCGAAAATACGCTACCGCCTATATTACCAGATAAAGAAGGAAAGGAATTGCAAGAAGCAATAAATACGCTAGAGTATCGATTAATGTCGCAGATAGATCATAGTTTTGCTGAAGAAAAATCAGTCTTAAACGATGCAGAAAACAAAAATAGTGCATTGCAAGATATTTATCAGAAGCTATCTGATCTACATCGCTATCTTCTATCCATCCATAATGCACCAGATTCTGGAAAAGCTGCATTACAAGCAGTAAAATTAAGAATAGATCAGCGCTCATCTGATCCTATTCTAGAACTGCAGCAATTAGCAAAAACACAGCCTCAACCAGTTTCTCGTTGGTTAGGACAACTTGCGGAATATTCTTGGCGTGCAGTATTAAAATCAGCTATTGTTTCATTAGAAGTTGAATGGAACAATAAAGTGGTAAAACTATATAAAACCTATATAGATGGGCGTTATCCTTTTTCTGATAGCGCACAAGAGGTTCCACTAAGTGAATTCACCCGTTTTTTTGCCCCTAATGGGATTTTGGATGAATTTTATCAACATAATTTAAAACCATTTATCGAAAGCGACCTAACTGAATTATCAGAGGATCACTCACCATTAATTAGGAATGATGTCGTTGAGCAATTAATGCTGGCTCAAGAAATTAGAGATACGTTCTTTAATACAGGAAATGGAATTGGTATTCAATTTACCATTGAGCCAATCAATATTTCAGCAAATAAAAGACGTAGTGTATTAAATCTTGATGGTCAAATTATTGATTATTCACATGGCTTAAAAAAACAAACAAATATTGTCTGGCCAAATTCAATGAATGCGAATGTAGAAAGTAAGCTGACACTCGTTCCAACATCAAGTAATGCTCCACGTAGTTTAATCTTCAAAGGACCTTGGGCACAAATGAAATTACTTACTACTGGAAAAATAAGTAATGAAAAAGAAGGATCATTTGATATTCGCTATGATGTTGATGGAGGATATGCTACTTATAGAGTACATATTGATGCCTCAGACAATCCATTTTCTAAGGAACTATTTAAACTATTCAAATTACCTGAAACATTATATTAG
- a CDS encoding type VI secretion system ImpA family N-terminal domain-containing protein yields MKNMDKNITEIQVGKNPSNTDAYLKIREQINFLSRPEKRIDWRKVANLSYGIFNQNGMDLQTLCYYTVAKSYLDPTITQINQNLSIMATLMSNHWSTFWPDGIQARINILNWLNKHISPLILSINIDDKTSKELYRLKNHLTEILNQISLHTNTSCNLTNTLNLLQEKLKIERERDNNFHIEEKKNINVKKEIQKTPSRAQKIINYEHPNAPVIEATHSFSPPKNNRRYISLLSSFCIGVILSFLVSYFYLQQKSENFQPIPHSSPGILTIDSMNIELQYQLNQQENIVKYVEYIQKELAKNQLKQKITQLQKELITAEQEKKGITISQLKTALYDMERTININPPIEQQLYQYSLTPQDYMLQTSLEEKLIGLLVYYYRIRQDNQNIK; encoded by the coding sequence ATGAAAAATATGGATAAAAACATTACGGAAATCCAAGTAGGCAAAAACCCTTCTAATACAGATGCTTATTTAAAAATTAGGGAGCAAATCAACTTTCTCAGTCGTCCAGAAAAACGTATTGACTGGAGGAAAGTTGCTAATTTATCCTATGGTATATTTAACCAAAATGGTATGGATCTACAAACGCTTTGCTATTATACCGTTGCCAAATCTTATTTAGATCCCACTATTACACAAATAAATCAAAATCTAAGCATTATGGCTACTTTAATGAGTAATCACTGGTCTACATTCTGGCCTGATGGAATTCAGGCTAGGATAAATATCTTAAATTGGTTAAATAAACATATTAGTCCTTTAATCTTAAGTATAAACATTGATGATAAAACCTCAAAAGAGCTCTACAGGCTAAAAAATCACCTTACAGAAATACTAAATCAAATTAGTCTACATACAAATACATCTTGTAATCTGACTAATACATTAAACTTATTACAAGAGAAACTGAAAATAGAAAGAGAGCGGGATAATAATTTTCATATAGAAGAGAAGAAGAACATAAACGTTAAAAAAGAAATTCAAAAAACTCCCTCTAGAGCACAAAAGATAATAAACTATGAACATCCCAATGCCCCAGTGATAGAAGCAACTCATAGTTTTTCTCCACCTAAAAATAATAGACGCTACATTAGCCTTCTAAGTAGTTTTTGCATAGGTGTTATACTATCCTTTCTAGTTAGTTATTTTTATCTACAACAAAAAAGTGAGAACTTTCAACCTATACCACATAGTTCACCAGGTATCTTAACAATTGACTCAATGAATATTGAATTACAGTATCAATTAAACCAACAAGAAAACATTGTTAAATATGTAGAATACATTCAAAAAGAGTTGGCAAAAAATCAACTGAAACAGAAAATAACACAATTACAAAAAGAGCTAATTACAGCAGAACAAGAAAAAAAAGGAATAACAATTTCTCAATTAAAAACAGCACTTTATGATATGGAGCGCACTATAAATATAAATCCACCGATTGAGCAACAACTTTACCAGTACAGTCTTACGCCTCAAGATTATATGCTACAAACATCACTTGAAGAAAAGTTAATAGGTTTATTAGTATATTATTATAGAATACGTCAAGACAACCAAAATATTAAATGA
- a CDS encoding recombinase family protein, which yields MFARIYMRVSTEEQDLQRQDKLIEDAKQKGFYVVAVYREKISGTTEWEKRPELSRLISDLQQNDIVIAESIDRLTRLEPKKALELINAIQSKGAKIQVPEVFDFDTVSQSLGTSAEVFDPKFLMSDLFSAMQNMFLKLAVSVAHNDFQKRKERQYQGIALARKQKKYQGRQPNTALHHAIIEQRKNGTSIKETAAILNTSESTVLRVWRKYNT from the coding sequence ATGTTCGCACGAATTTATATGCGGGTTTCAACCGAAGAGCAAGACCTACAACGCCAAGATAAATTGATTGAGGACGCAAAACAAAAAGGATTTTATGTGGTTGCGGTTTATCGTGAAAAAATTTCAGGTACAACAGAATGGGAAAAACGCCCAGAACTTTCTCGGTTAATTAGTGATTTGCAACAAAACGATATCGTGATTGCTGAAAGTATCGATCGCTTAACACGGTTAGAACCGAAAAAAGCCCTTGAGTTAATTAATGCCATACAATCAAAAGGGGCAAAAATTCAGGTTCCTGAGGTATTTGACTTTGATACCGTGTCACAAAGCCTCGGTACAAGTGCGGAGGTTTTTGACCCTAAATTTTTAATGTCGGATCTCTTTTCTGCAATGCAGAATATGTTTTTAAAACTTGCCGTCAGTGTGGCACACAATGATTTCCAAAAACGAAAAGAACGACAATATCAGGGAATTGCACTAGCACGCAAACAAAAGAAATATCAAGGACGGCAACCTAATACCGCATTACACCACGCCATTATTGAACAGCGAAAAAATGGGACATCCATTAAAGAGACCGCTGCAATCCTTAATACAAGTGAAAGTACGGTATTACGGGTTTGGCGAAAATATAATACTTAA
- the mobH gene encoding MobH family relaxase yields MFKSLTQFFKSKPHTSKIVKDNALPKQDIDDWIKPHSAQELLNTELRQRYLGLLWQQVSMTREMFEHLYQKPIERYAEMVQLLPASESHHHAHLGGMLDHGLEVISFAAKLRQNYVLPLNAAPEEQAKQKDAWTTAVIYLALVHDIGKSIVDIEIQLQDGKRWFAWNGVPTLPYKFKYIKKRDYELHPVLGGFIANQLISKETFDWLANYPDVFSALMYAMAGHYDKASVLAEIVQKADQNSVALALGGDITKLVQKPVISFAKQLVLALRYLVSQKFKISAKGPGDGWLTEEGLWLMSKTAADQIRAYLIGQGISAPNDNRKLFDEMQAHQVIESTSEGMAIWYCQLKADAGWKPKDKFSLLRIKPEVIWDNVDDRPELFAGTIRVVEKENEEEENTSNTINAVADTAPINKKGNTETTSNLQEKDAELQSHNIDATLENNDENSVDFLLNMFAPNSNNKQKVENISSENSETEATMTLKSESEDLDTCITVETEAVVVSSTDKNKHLKSEGQKFVDWLKDKLLNNKLTFNDRTAKVHIVNDCLFIVSPSSFELYLQEKGKPYNEECVNNLQYEFQALGLHRKRMIKDDTTNFWRCKVIGPKKSSFLTGYLVPNTKLFFGDKILINNRYLLLDD; encoded by the coding sequence ATGTTTAAATCACTGACACAGTTTTTTAAATCAAAACCACATACATCTAAAATAGTAAAAGATAACGCTCTCCCAAAGCAGGATATAGACGATTGGATTAAGCCTCATTCTGCCCAAGAATTACTTAATACAGAATTGCGGCAGCGTTATCTTGGCTTGCTGTGGCAACAAGTCTCAATGACAAGGGAAATGTTTGAACATTTGTATCAAAAACCCATTGAGCGTTATGCAGAGATGGTTCAGCTATTGCCAGCCTCAGAATCACATCATCACGCCCATTTAGGTGGGATGCTAGACCACGGTTTAGAAGTCATTTCTTTTGCGGCTAAATTACGCCAAAACTATGTTTTACCATTAAATGCAGCTCCAGAAGAACAAGCAAAACAAAAAGATGCTTGGACCACAGCAGTGATTTATTTAGCCTTAGTCCACGATATTGGTAAATCTATTGTAGATATCGAAATACAGTTACAAGATGGAAAACGTTGGTTTGCTTGGAATGGTGTCCCAACGTTGCCGTATAAGTTTAAGTATATAAAGAAAAGGGATTATGAGCTTCATCCAGTATTAGGGGGATTTATCGCGAATCAACTGATTTCCAAAGAAACTTTCGATTGGCTAGCAAATTATCCCGACGTCTTTTCTGCATTAATGTATGCTATGGCGGGACATTATGATAAAGCGAGTGTATTAGCTGAAATTGTGCAAAAAGCAGATCAAAACAGTGTTGCTCTTGCTCTTGGCGGTGATATTACTAAACTTGTCCAAAAACCAGTAATTTCCTTTGCAAAACAACTTGTTTTAGCCTTACGTTATTTAGTTTCACAAAAATTTAAAATCAGTGCTAAAGGTCCAGGAGATGGTTGGCTTACCGAAGAAGGGTTATGGCTAATGAGTAAAACTGCGGCAGATCAAATTCGAGCTTATTTGATAGGACAGGGGATTAGTGCGCCGAATGATAATCGTAAACTGTTTGATGAAATGCAAGCTCATCAAGTTATTGAAAGTACGTCAGAAGGTATGGCGATTTGGTATTGTCAGTTAAAGGCAGATGCAGGTTGGAAACCAAAAGATAAGTTTAGCTTGTTACGTATTAAACCTGAGGTAATTTGGGATAATGTTGATGATCGCCCTGAATTATTTGCTGGAACAATCCGTGTTGTAGAAAAGGAAAATGAGGAAGAAGAAAATACATCGAATACAATAAATGCTGTTGCAGATACTGCACCTATAAATAAAAAAGGAAATACAGAGACTACCTCAAACTTACAAGAGAAAGATGCCGAACTTCAATCACATAATATTGATGCAACATTAGAAAATAATGATGAGAATAGTGTTGATTTTTTACTAAATATGTTCGCACCTAATAGCAATAATAAGCAAAAAGTTGAGAATATATCTTCTGAGAATTCTGAAACTGAGGCAACAATGACATTAAAATCTGAGTCAGAGGATTTAGATACTTGTATCACTGTTGAAACGGAGGCTGTTGTTGTATCTTCAACAGATAAAAATAAGCATTTAAAATCCGAAGGTCAGAAATTTGTGGATTGGCTAAAAGATAAACTGCTAAATAATAAACTCACTTTTAATGATCGTACGGCAAAAGTTCATATTGTTAATGATTGTTTATTTATTGTTAGCCCAAGTTCTTTTGAACTATATTTACAAGAAAAAGGGAAGCCTTATAATGAAGAATGTGTAAATAATTTACAATATGAATTTCAAGCATTAGGCTTACATAGAAAACGAATGATCAAGGATGATACGACTAATTTTTGGCGTTGTAAGGTGATTGGACCTAAAAAATCGTCATTCTTAACAGGTTATCTTGTCCCGAATACCAAATTATTTTTTGGTGATAAAATCTTAATAAATAATAGATACCTATTATTAGATGACTAG
- a CDS encoding Abi family protein, which produces MAFKISELHTLLSQARIETYLSYFKDEDDLSLKDMQAYELYIWNIQISGALLEVISLYEVALRNAIINALEPSYRAHSILNDNFIRALKPATREELLRIVNKLSSHKTYEFHFINGRLQPLRIDTNEISSGKVVAELNFIFWENMLSRTHRMRWINHFNKAFPNVCISFPDERDLIVNEIHNITSRVRYLRNRICHHEPIFDESKIDLINVFNNIKQVLWYISPKTADILKQLERISQTIARKPQKEKA; this is translated from the coding sequence ATGGCATTTAAAATTAGTGAGCTTCACACTCTATTATCCCAAGCAAGAATAGAAACCTATCTATCTTACTTCAAAGATGAAGATGACCTTTCATTAAAAGATATGCAGGCATATGAACTCTATATTTGGAACATACAAATAAGTGGCGCACTTTTGGAAGTGATTAGCTTATATGAAGTAGCATTACGAAATGCCATTATTAATGCGCTAGAACCTAGTTATAGGGCACATAGTATTCTAAATGATAACTTTATTCGAGCATTAAAACCTGCAACAAGAGAAGAATTGCTCCGTATTGTAAATAAGTTGTCTTCACACAAAACCTATGAATTCCATTTCATCAATGGACGCTTACAGCCATTAAGAATAGATACTAATGAGATTTCGTCAGGAAAAGTTGTGGCAGAGCTTAACTTTATATTTTGGGAAAATATGTTATCACGAACTCATCGAATGAGATGGATAAATCATTTTAATAAAGCATTCCCTAATGTTTGTATTTCCTTCCCTGATGAACGTGATTTAATAGTGAATGAGATACATAACATAACAAGCCGAGTACGTTATCTAAGGAATAGAATTTGTCACCATGAGCCAATTTTCGATGAAAGTAAAATCGATCTTATCAACGTATTTAATAATATAAAACAGGTGTTATGGTACATTTCGCCTAAAACGGCAGATATATTGAAGCAACTTGAGCGTATAAGTCAAACAATCGCACGAAAACCTCAAAAAGAAAAGGCCTAA
- the tssA gene encoding type VI secretion system protein TssA, whose protein sequence is MDYLEQHPWRQLIASPISSPIEQEISEQNLDWEYLDGEMVKLGSLEHELLDIDNVQKTALSLLSNESKDLRILAHLLRTLQHSGGVLEVLLALQLLSDYVELYWENAPPSSELKKYRLTVQICKRFENAANNFKQSASRIEQEVALQLLNKLHQYWQDNKLATTLMDLLSRYAVDREITITPKDPEQKQPPKSQKQTFSSSTPSNHSIIDPIEVDASNERAWKNTLFKVVEYLLDREISQPLGYLLRRYAIWNNITTIPLAEENKTPLSPPSADRIAYYESSIANADLALWKDIEHSLTVSPYWFEGHYLSAMIAISLGYDEVANAIRDSVNEFLERLPQLKELYFSDGTAFCSERLLQWLSEDNLYINDNTSALQVNGTSTDDLSNEDIEIALGSLNRKKHTDLKDKFYDQIFLAQLLEEKGFNELAKQHYFSIYKSIENLSVKEWEDSLYSTLKQKLDRN, encoded by the coding sequence ATGGATTACTTAGAACAACATCCTTGGCGTCAGTTAATAGCTTCTCCTATTAGTTCGCCGATTGAGCAAGAAATCTCAGAACAAAATCTAGACTGGGAATATTTAGATGGCGAAATGGTTAAGCTAGGCTCTCTAGAACATGAACTATTGGATATTGATAACGTTCAAAAAACGGCCCTTTCTCTACTCTCTAACGAAAGTAAAGATTTAAGAATCTTAGCCCATTTATTACGAACGCTACAGCATTCTGGTGGTGTTTTAGAAGTATTACTTGCTCTGCAATTATTGAGTGATTATGTCGAGCTATATTGGGAAAACGCACCGCCATCTTCTGAACTAAAGAAATATCGTTTAACAGTACAAATCTGTAAACGTTTTGAAAATGCTGCTAACAACTTCAAGCAATCTGCCTCCCGAATAGAACAAGAAGTTGCACTTCAACTATTAAATAAACTTCATCAATATTGGCAAGATAACAAACTGGCTACGACATTGATGGATTTACTTTCTCGTTACGCTGTAGATCGAGAAATTACCATTACTCCTAAAGATCCCGAACAGAAACAACCACCGAAATCACAAAAACAAACGTTTAGTTCCTCTACGCCATCAAATCATTCTATTATTGACCCTATAGAAGTGGATGCAAGCAATGAGAGAGCTTGGAAAAATACCTTGTTTAAGGTGGTAGAATATTTATTAGATCGTGAAATATCCCAACCTTTAGGTTATTTACTCAGACGCTATGCAATTTGGAATAACATTACTACAATTCCTTTAGCTGAAGAAAATAAAACGCCTTTATCTCCACCTTCAGCAGATCGAATCGCCTATTATGAGTCATCAATAGCAAATGCAGATCTTGCATTATGGAAAGATATCGAACATAGTCTCACTGTTTCGCCTTACTGGTTTGAAGGACATTATTTATCTGCGATGATAGCTATTTCATTGGGCTATGATGAAGTAGCAAATGCTATTAGAGATTCCGTAAATGAATTTTTAGAACGTTTACCTCAATTAAAAGAATTGTATTTTAGCGATGGAACAGCTTTCTGCTCTGAACGTTTGCTACAATGGCTATCTGAGGATAATTTGTATATAAATGATAATACATCTGCACTTCAGGTTAATGGAACATCTACTGATGATTTATCTAATGAAGATATTGAAATTGCACTTGGATCCTTGAATAGAAAGAAACATACAGATTTAAAAGACAAGTTTTATGATCAAATTTTCTTAGCTCAACTACTAGAAGAGAAAGGCTTCAATGAGCTAGCCAAACAGCATTATTTTTCTATTTATAAATCCATAGAAAATCTTTCTGTAAAAGAATGGGAAGATAGTTTATATAGTACACTTAAACAAAAATTAGATAGAAATTAA
- a CDS encoding N-6 DNA methylase, whose translation MRNYEKEFIQLFNKIAPQYRRSSVFLDFITLSAIEFYQATYGANADADLIARFKHSRARYDNEEFLKLAQLLSIVINALTEKPYDFLGTVFMALELGDNYKGQYFTPSYIGDLMAKVVLQDCDSTINRKGYITLSEPCCGSGVMVIGCVNTLYEYGFNPQKQFCVHCQDVDFTAAMMCYIQLSLLHIPACIVVGDTLCDEQRICIYTLAYVMGDWSSKWALSDIQNKAEAEIVDAEEWIETESTLKPSFFPAIVGEEEVLDEDEVIFY comes from the coding sequence ATGCGTAATTATGAGAAAGAATTTATCCAATTATTTAATAAGATAGCGCCTCAATACCGACGTTCTTCCGTATTTTTAGATTTTATCACACTTTCTGCGATAGAATTTTATCAAGCCACTTACGGTGCAAATGCTGATGCAGATTTAATAGCACGATTTAAGCATTCAAGGGCACGTTATGATAATGAAGAGTTTTTAAAATTGGCTCAACTTTTATCAATCGTGATCAATGCACTCACTGAGAAACCATACGATTTTCTCGGGACAGTTTTTATGGCACTGGAACTCGGCGACAATTATAAGGGGCAGTATTTCACCCCCTCTTATATTGGTGATTTAATGGCTAAAGTCGTATTACAAGATTGTGATAGTACGATAAATCGCAAAGGATATATTACCCTTTCGGAGCCTTGCTGTGGATCAGGTGTTATGGTGATCGGTTGTGTTAATACACTGTATGAATATGGATTTAACCCTCAAAAACAGTTTTGCGTGCATTGCCAAGATGTTGATTTCACAGCTGCGATGATGTGTTATATACAATTATCACTTTTGCACATTCCCGCTTGTATCGTTGTAGGGGATACCTTATGCGATGAACAACGTATTTGTATATATACGTTAGCGTATGTTATGGGGGATTGGTCATCAAAATGGGCTCTCAGTGATATTCAAAATAAAGCAGAGGCTGAAATTGTCGATGCTGAAGAATGGATTGAAACTGAATCGACATTAAAACCATCGTTTTTCCCTGCCATTGTGGGAGAGGAAGAAGTACTTGATGAAGATGAAGTGATTTTTTACTGA